A DNA window from Hevea brasiliensis isolate MT/VB/25A 57/8 chromosome 2, ASM3005281v1, whole genome shotgun sequence contains the following coding sequences:
- the LOC110659276 gene encoding probable pectinesterase/pectinesterase inhibitor 7, with translation MASKLMFSLVAFPLLFVLPLFTSLALADSPPSSPVSSGSLCNSTPDPSYCKSILPNQTSNVYDYGRFSVRKSLSQSSKFLNLVDNYLARRSSLSISAIRVLEDCRLLAGLNMDFLLSSFQTVNSTNKTLPSLKADDVQTLLSAILTNQQTCLDGLQDTASAWSVKNGLLLPLSNDTKLYSVSLALFTKGWVPKKKKSFTWQPTRKQLAFRNGRLPLKMSSRTRTIFESVSRRKLLQTAEEDAVLVSDIVTVSQNGTGDFTSISDAVAAAPNNTDGSSGYFMIFITAGVYEEYVSIPKNKKYLLMVGAGINQTVITGNRSVVDGWTTFNSATFAVVAPNFVGVNITFRNTAGAIKHQAVALRNGADLSTFYSCSFEGYQDTLYTHSLRQFYRECDIYGTVDFIFGNAAVVFQNCNLYPRLPMSGQFNAITAQGRTDPNQNTGTSIHNCTIRAADDLASSNTTIQTYLGRPWKEYSRTVYMQSFMDSLINPAGWQIWSGDFALSTLYYAEYNDTGPGSDTTNRVTWAGYHIINATDAANFTVSNFLLGDDWLPQTGVPYSGGLI, from the exons ATGGCTTCTAAGCTCATGTTCTCTCTGGTAGCATTCCCTCTTCTCTTTGTTCTTCCCTTGTTTACCTCTCTGGCTTTAGCAGATTCCCCACCAAGCAGTCCTGTTTCTTCTGGTTCCCTTTGCAACTCCACCCCTGACCCTTCCTACTGCAAATCCATTCTCCCTAACCAAACTTCCAATGTTTACGATTATGGTCGATTTTCTGTTCGCAAATCTCTTTCTCAATCCAGTAAATTCTTGAACTTAGTTGACAACTATCTCGCTCGCCGATCCTCTTTATCTATCTCTGCCATTCGTGTTCTTGAGGATTGCCGATTGCTGGCTGGTTTAAACATGGATTTCTTGTTAAGCTCCTTTCAAACTGTTAATTCCACAAATAAAACTCTGCCTTCTCTGAAAGCTGATGATGTGCAAACCTTGCTTAGTGCCATTTTAACGAACCAACAAACCTGTTTAGATGGCCTACAAGACACAGCTTCTGCTTGGAGTGTGAAGAATGGTCTCTTACTCCCTTTGTCCAATGACACAAAACTTTACAGCGTTTCTCTAGCTCTGTTCACCAAAGGCTGGGTTCCCAAGAAGAAAAAAAGCTTTACATGGCAACCAACAAGGAAACAATTGGCATTCAGAAATggaagattacccttaaaaatgtcTAGCAGGACACGTACAATTTTTGAGTCAGTGAGTAGAAGAAAACTTCTGCAGACAGCAGAGGAAGATGCAGTCTTGGTGAGTGACATTGTGACCGTGAGTCAGAACGGAACCGGGGATTTCACTTCCATCAGTGATGCTGTGGCAGCAGCTCCAAACAATACTGATGGTTCCAGCGGCTACTTCATGATTTTTATCACTGCTGGTGTTTATGAAGAGTACGTTTCCATTCCAAAGAACAAGAAATATTTGTTGATGGTTGGTGCTGGCATTAATCAGACAGTGATCACTGGGAATCGTAGCGTGGTTGATGGATGGACTACTTTCAATTCTGCAACATTTG CTGTGGTGGCACCAAACTTCGTGGGGGTGAACATAACATTCCGTAACACGGCCGGAGCAATCAAGCATCAGGCAGTTGCACTTCGTAATGGAGCTGATTTATCCACATTTTACAGCTGCAGTTTTGAAGGGTACCAGGATACCTTATACACACATTCTTTAAGGCAATTCTACAGGGAGTGTGACATATATGGTACAGTAGACTTCATATTTGGAAATGCTGCTGTCGTTTTTCAAAACTGCAACTTATATCCACGGCTGCCTATGAGTGGACAATTCAACGCTATTACTGCACAAGGCCGGACCGACCCCAACCAAAACACGGGTACTTCTATACATAATTGTACAATTAGAGCAGCTGATGATTTGGCTTCAAGCAACACCACAATCCAGACATATCTTGGGAGGCCATGGAAGGAGTACTCAAGAACTGTTTACATGCAAAGCTTCATGGATAGTTTGATAAATCCTGCTGGTTGGCAGATATGGAGTGGAGATTTTGCATTGAGTACTCTATATTATGCAGAGTATAATGACACCGGACCAGGATCTGATACTACAAACAGGGTTACATGGGCTGGTTATCATATAATTAACGCTACTGATGCTGCTAATTTTACGGTGTCTAATTTCTTGCTGGGAGATGATTGGCTACCTCAAACTGGAGTTCCTTACTCTGGTGGCTTAATATGA
- the LOC110659275 gene encoding pectinesterase, which translates to MYVPRGRSKCLSTLLPISLLALILLTQPLKRSSKTTEIPHLHIHKHFQIAHSACEGTLYPQLCVSTLLSLPDLTSKSLPEFISATINRTVYDVGVSSSNCSSIRNELRKPDKIENIALNDCLELFTDTIDELRLALSDLSPKTSPSKHYHELQTLLSAAMTNQYTCLDGFAYSNGNVRKTIKTSLYSISRHVSNSLVMLKKIPGVNRSKSEVFPEYGKMKHGFPSWLSSKDSKLLQAPLNATKFNLVVAKDGTGNFTTIGEAVAAAPNSSTTRFVIYIKAGAYFENVDVDKKKKMLMFVGDGIGNTVVKANRSVGDGWTTFRSATVAVVGNGFIAKGITFENSAGPSKHQAVALRSGSDLSAFYQCSFVGYQDTLYVHSLRQFYRECDIYGTIDFIFGNAAVVFQNCNLYARKPNENQKNIFVAQGREDPNQNTGISILNSKVTAAADLIPVKSSFKTYLGRPWKEYSRTVFLRSYIDDVVDPAGWLEWNESFALSTLYYGEYMNRGPGSNTSARVTWPGYRVINSSAEASQFTVEAFIQGNEWLNYTGIPFLSGLS; encoded by the exons ATGTATGTTCCGAGAGGAAGAAGTAAATGCTTGAGCACTCTGTTGCCCATTTCACTCCTTGCCTTGATACTACTAACACAGCCTCTCAAAAGAAGTTCAAAGACTACAGAAATCCCACATTTACATATCCATAAACACTTCCAAATTGCCCACTCGGCATGTGAAGGCACACTATACCCTCAACTTTGCGTCTCAACTCTCCTAAGCCTCCCAGATCTCACTTCCAAGTCACTCCCAGAATTCATCTCCGCCACCATAAACCGCACAGTTTATGATGTTGGAGTCTCCTCCTCCAACTGCAGCAGCATTAGAAACGAGCTTAGAAAGCCAGACAAAATTGAAAATATAGCTCTCAATGACTGCCTAGAACTCTTCACTGACACCATTGATGAGCTCAGATTAGCACTTTCTGATCTCTCCCCCAAGACATCACCCTCCAAACATTACCACGAGTTGCAGACTCTGTTAAGCGCTGCAATGACGAATCAGTACACTTGCCTTGATGGGTTTGCTTATAGTAATGGAAATGTGAGGAAAACAATCAAGACTAGCTTGTATAGTATATCCCGCCACGTAAGTAACTCTCTAGTCATGCTCAAGAAAATCCCAGGCGTTAACAGATCCAAGTCCGAGGTTTTCCCCGAGTACGGAAAGATGAAACACGGGTTCCCATCATGGTTGTCTTCGAAAGATAGTAAACTTTTGCAGGCTCCGTTGAATGCAACAAAATTTAACTTAGTAGTGGCTAAAGACGGCACCGGAAACTTCACTACTATTGGAGAGGCTGTGGCCGCAGCTCCGAACTCTAGCACCACAAG GTTTGTGATATATATAAAGGCCGGGGCTTATTTTGAGAATGTGGATGTggataagaagaagaagatgctgaTGTTCGTTGGAGATGGGATTGGAAATACAGTGGTTAAAGCTAATAGAAGCGTGGGTGATGGATGGACTACTTTCCGATCAGCAACTGTCG CCGTGGTGGGTAACGGGTTCATAGCCAAGGGCATCACCTTTGAGAACTCAGCAGGGCCTAGCAAGCACCAAGCAGTAGCCTTGAGGAGTGGATCGGATCTGTCAGCATTCTACCAGTGCAGCTTCGTTGGCTACCAAGACACCCTCTATGTCCATTCCCTTAGACAATTTTATCGCGAATGTGACATATATGGCACTATCGACTTCATTTTTGGCAATGCAGCCGTGGTATTCCAAAACTGCAACTTATATGCCCGTAAACCAAACGAAAaccaaaaaaatatatttgttGCCCAAGGTAGAGAAGACCCTAACCAGAACACTGGAATCTCTATCCTGAACTCCAAGGTCACTGCTGCTGCTGATTTAATCCCAGTAAAATCATCCTTCAAGACATATCTTGGGCGTCCGTGGAAGGAGTATTCCAGGACAGTTTTCCTTCGTTCGTATATTGATGATGTGGTAGATCCTGCAGGGTGGTTGGAATGGAATGAGTCGTTTGCCTTGAGTACCCTTTATTATGGAGAGTATATGAACAGAGGTCCTGGATCCAATACAAGTGCCAGGGTAACATGGCCTGGTTATAGGGTCATCAATAGCTCAGCTGAAGCCAGTCAGTTTACGGTTGAGGCATTTATACAAGGAAATGAGTGGCTGAATTATACTGGGATTCCTTTCCTCTCGGGCTTGAGTTAA